Within Dysosmobacter sp. Marseille-Q4140, the genomic segment CGAAGCACGAACTTGGCATGGCAAGCCATATGCAAATTATATTGACGATTGCCATGGTTGCAAGTATTGTATTTCATATCAATTCGAGGGCAGGATGCTCTGCTCCGGGAGAAAACGTGTTGCTACTGTAAAAGATTTTCACATTTCAGAAGATGAGCGATTGAAAATAAGTGATAAAGAAATATTAGAGCGCAAAAGCAATTCTTTTACAAAGTACATTTGTCCTAATTGCGGCGGGAGATTGGTCGAGAGAAATGGACCATTTGGAACATTTTGGGGATGTAGTAATTATCCACATTGTAGATTTAAGGCATCTCCAGACCCCCAAACAGGTGAAATAAAATTTGGCTCATAAGATTTTAATATTCGACTATATGATTGGGTGTGAAGCATTTGGCTGTTGAAGTGGTCGCGGCCCTGATTTGGGACAACGATAAATTTATGATCTGTCAACGTCCGGTCCATAAGAGCCGTGGCCTTCTCTGGGAGTTCGTTGGAGGCAAGGTAGAACCCGGAGAAACAAAAGAACAAGCTCTTATTCGGGAGTGTCGGGAGGAGCTGGCCATTACTCTGGATGTGGGCAATGCATTTATGGATGTGGTCCATGAATATCCGGATTTAACCGTCCATCTAACGCTGTTTCATGCTAAGATCCAGGAAGGTATCCCTCAGAAACTGGAGCATAATGACATCCGTTGGATCACAGTGGATGAGATCGACCACTTTG encodes:
- a CDS encoding (deoxy)nucleoside triphosphate pyrophosphohydrolase, with protein sequence MAVEVVAALIWDNDKFMICQRPVHKSRGLLWEFVGGKVEPGETKEQALIRECREELAITLDVGNAFMDVVHEYPDLTVHLTLFHAKIQEGIPQKLEHNDIRWITVDEIDHFEFCPADEEILESLKQTF